A window of Candidatus Tectomicrobia bacterium genomic DNA:
TCTGGCTGGCGATGTGTGTTTTCGAGCGGTATTTGCGGCTTCGCGGCCGCGCGGGAGAGGGCATCCCCTACGAGGTCTTCCTCTCCCCCCCGGGGGAGCGCCTACCGCTCGATTCCACGCGGCACTTCAGGAACCTCCTTCAGGACGATTCCCTGAACCGACTGGTCCTCACCCGGATCATTGAGGACCTGCGCCCCCCCGGGTGGGTCCTGAGGCCGGGGCCGCCCGCCGCGCCCGAGGGCGGCCTGGTGTCCGTGAACCGGCGGCGGAAGCTCGCTCTCGTCCACTGGGCCTCCCTGCTCGCCTCCAACCTAGGGCGGGTCCAGTTCTGCATGGTGTACGGGATGACCCTCTGGGACACGGCGGCGCTCGCCCTTCGCCTCGCGCTCCGGCCCGGCCGTAAGCTGGAAAGCGGGTCCGCGGGGCTCCGCTGGCAGTCGCCCCCCGTCCCGTCTCGTACGGAGGCGGCCGAAGGGCTCGAATCCGCCGCCGGACTGGCCGGGGGGGAGGGGGAGCGGTTCCTGCGCATCCTCGAAGGCCTCTCCAAGGAGACGTTGCCTAAGACATTCGCCGAGGATTTTCCCCGAGAGGTCCGGCTCGCCCGCGCGAAGCTCGCCCTCACGGCTCCCTGGACGCGCGCGATTGTGTGCGGCCCCGCCCTCGGGGCGGACGACGAGGCCAAGTTTTACATCGCTCACATGGTGGAGCTCCGGGGGGCGGCGCTGATCGGCCACCAGCACGGCGGCAACTACGGCCTCATGGAAACGTTCACCTACGTGAACCAGACCGAGTACCAGACGTGCGACCGGTACCTCTCTTGGGGCTGGGAGGCGCAGTCGGGGTACCCCCTCCGGGCGGTGCCTGCCGCCTCCCCCCTCCTCTCCAAGCTCCGGCGGGGCGGGGAGCGGAACGGGAGCCTCCTGCTCGTCACGAACGAGCCGCCGCTCTACACCCAGGATATCTCCTCCAACCTCTTCCCCGAAGATGTCGAGAAATACAGGGAGGACCAGGCGGTGTTTGTCCATGCCCTGGAAGAGGGCCCCAGGGCGTCGCTGGTGTACCGCCCCTACATGAGCCGGCTCGGCCGCGTCTACGGCGAGGCGTTCATGCGGGAGCGTTTCCCCGGCCTCCAGTTGTTCAAGGGCACCCTTTCCCGGAACCGGAAGGGCTGGCTCTCCCCCTTCGTCGCTGGGTGCCGGGCGTGCGTCGTGGACCACCCGGGGACGACCGCCGCCATGACCCTCGCCGCCCGCATCCCGACCGTCCTGTTCTGGGACGAGGACGTGTGGCGGACCCAGGGGGAGCAGAAGCGGGCGCTCGACGGCCTCCGGGCGGCGGGCGTCTTCCACGGGACGCCCGAGTCGGCGGCCCGGCACCTGAACGCCGTCTGGCCCGATGTCGAGGCGTGGTGGGGCGATCCCCGCAGCCGGGAGGCGGTGGATCGGTTCGCCCACAGCTACTGCCGGTCGAACCCGGGGTGGATGAAGGAATGGGAGGCGCTCCTCGCCTCGCCGGACTCGCCCCTGTGGAGCGGTCTTGGCGGAAGCCAGGAGGCGGGCCGCGTCCGGAGCGGGGAGGGGGAGAAGGAGCTAGCCGGCGGCGGGGCGCGCCGGCGGGCCTGATGTCCGGTTCGGGGCAGGGCACACGAGCGGAGGAGGGTGATGCGGATTTCCCTGACCAAGGACATCTTCGGGAAGGTCGAGGTCCCTGAGGGCCGCCTCGCCGGCGCCTACGGCCCCCGCCGGCCGGAGCGTCCCGGCCTAGAGGATGGGGATCTCCGGGACCGGATCCACAACCCCATCGGCACGCCCCCGCTCCGGGAGATGGCGCGCGGGGCCCGGAGGGTCCTCATCGTAACGGACGACATCACGCGCCAGACCCCCCTCTACCGCGTCCTGCCCCTCATTCTGGAGGAGTTGGCGGAGGCCGGGGTTCCGGAGAGCGGGGTCCGCTTCCTGATTGGGCTGGGGACGCACCGGGGGATGACGGAGGAGGAGATCGCCGTGAAGTTCGGCGAGGCCATCCCCAAGCGGTTCCCGGTCGTGAACCACGCCTGGGACGATCCCTCCGCCCTGGTTTCCATGGGCCGGAGCGGGCTCGGCTTCGAGGTGATGATCAACCGGCTGGCGCTGGAGACCGACCTCCTCATCGGGGTGGGGAGCATCATCCCGCACGCGACGGCGGGCTTCTCCGGCGGGGGCAAGAGCATCATGCCGGGAATCTGCGGTGAGGCCACCATCGAGGCGACCCACTGGGCGGCCCTCGGTTACGAGATGTCGGAGATCCTCGGGAACTTCGACAACAAGGTCCGCGAGGCCGCGGTGCAGGTCTGCCGGAAGGCGGGGCTGCGCTTTATCGTGAACACGGTGATGTGCGAGGGCGGGCGGGTCTATGGCCTGGTCGCGGGCGACGTCGAGGAGGCCCACCGGGCCGGGGTGCGGCTTTCGCTCGAAGTGTACGGCGTGCCGGTCGCCGGGACGGCCGACGTCGTGATCGCCGAGGCCTATCCGACCGACATCGATCTGCGGCAGGCGATCAAGGCCGTCTGCTCGGCCGACATCGTCTGCCGGGACGGCGGGGTCGTCATCCTTCCGGCGGAATGCCGGGAGGGGGTCTCGCCGCAGTTCCCGGATTTCTCGCGCTACGGGTTCCGGGAGCCGGAGGCGCTCTACCGGGCGGTCGAGGCGGGGGAATTCCGCCAGAAGCTGCTCGCCTACACCCTCGTGGCCATCGGGCGGATCATCTCCCGGCGGGTGAAGGGGATGCTCGTCTCGCCCCATATCGGCGAGGCGGAGGCCGCGCGCATGGGTTTCCTCTGGGCCCCGACCCTCCAGGCGGCGGTGGACCGCGCGCTGGAGATGTGCGGCCCCCGCTCCCGGGCGATGGTCCTGCGGGAGGCCGGGGAGATCCTTCCCCTGGTCCCCGCCTCCGTCCCTTGAGACGGTGCCGGCAATGAGTGTGAATCGGTGAGAATGCTGTTCTTCGAGTCCTATTCGATCCTGCAGATCGTTTTTTTGTGGCGGGCGATCCGCCGCGCCCGGCGGATCTGCTTCCACGAGAAAATCTATCCTCCGCTGCGCCGGAGGTTCCGCCTCCCCCGGCACGAGGCCATCTGCCGGGCGCTCATCCGGCTGATCAACCGGGAGGTCGAGTTCGTCCGCCCGCCGGAGGAGTTGCTGCTCCGGCACAACTGGGAGATGAACAAGCGCGCCATCCCTGTTACGGACCGGATGGAGGAGATCCTCTCCGGAACCGGCGCCTGCCGGGCGCTGCACTCCCTGCTCAAGGATGATGCGCTCGTCCGCTTCTTCCAGGGCCTCTATGTGAGCCACGCGGCCGAGCGCCTGATGTTCTACGCGGTGGGGAGCTCCCTCCGCGCGGAGGATAAGGGTTGGGTGCTGGTACCCGCCTGGAACGGGGGGGACCGCTACGCGGCCGAGGTGGAGGGCGGGGCGGAGGCGGCGCGCCATTCGGCGGAGGTCTCCTTCGTCAACGGCCTCCGGGAGGCGGTCCGGAAGCTGCTGATCTTGACTGCGGCCCTCGCTTATCCCCTGATTTTCGTCCTCTCCCGCCTCATCCGGGGGAAGGTGGCGCTGCGCCCGCCCCGGCGGCGGGAATATGACGTGCTGCAGCCCGTCCTCTGGGGAATCTTCGAGGCCGGCTCCGGCCGGATGATCTCCGGCACCAAGAAGGCCCAGGACGACAGCTACCTCCAGTGCGAGCGCCTCTCCCCGGATCGCATTCTTTATCTCTTCCGAAAGTGGAGAAGGAGCCTTGAAGAGGAGGCGGACCTCAAGGCGAAGATGGCGCGCAACGGCTGGCCGTTCGCCGACAGCCGCGACTTCGTCCTCACCCCGTCGTTCCTGAGATACGCCCTCCGGGTCCAGTGGTGCGCGCTCCGGCTCCTGGCGGGGGGGCTCGCGGGGGGGGACGGCGCCGGCATGTGCGAGTCGGGGGCGCTCGCGGTCCGGGCGATCCTCCACAAGCGGCTCGAGATCGAGAACGTCGCCTGCAAGGTCGAGTTCGTGCGGGATGACTACAACGCGGGCCATGTGATCGAAACGATCCTCAACAACCGCGCCGGCCGGCTCTCGATCGGCATCCAGCACCACATGAACGCCTGGGACTACCCGGCGCTCTCCTACGTCCACTTCGACAAGTACATCGTCTACGGCGACCTGACGGCCCGCACCTTCCGGCCCCACTGGGACCGCCTGGATCTGCAGAAGACCGGGCGGGAGAACATCGACTGGGCCGTCTCCCTCGTCCGGGACCGGGAGGCGGTGGAGCGGATCGCCGAGAGGCTCGACGCGCTCTACGGCAAAAGGCGCGCCCGCGTGCTTTTCGTCCTCCCCACTCGCAGGCCCCTGAACCGCCGGAAGAAATGGGACGAGCTTTACGCGGCGCTGGAATGGCTCACCCAATCCGAGCTGGAAATTCAGGTGTTCCTTCGCTTCCGGAGCCTCTCGGACCTCGAGGCTTCCCGCCTCGCGCGCTTCCGCGGCCTGGCCGGACGGGATCCCCGCGTCATCATCGACCAGGAGAACTTCACCACCCAGGAGCTCATGGCCGCGGTGGACGTGACCGTGGGCAACACGGTCTCCTTCTCCATCTGGGAAGCGGCGGCCGCCGGGCGGAAGGTATTTTCCTTCGACATGATCGGCGTTACCCCCTATTATTTCGCCGGCTATGGAAAGGACTTCGTCCTGACGGGCGAGGAAGCGCTGCGCGCCCTTTTTCGCGCCGCCGTGGAAGGCCTCGCGGGCCTCGACGTCCGCTGGGAGGACCTGGCGCGGGATTGCAACTACCATGCCGACGGCGGGAACCTCCGGCGGATCCAGGAGGTCGTCGTGGAAGGGGTCGCGGAGGTGAACGGCGCCGGCGAGGGCCGGCGCGCCGCCGCGCATTCGGGTGGCGAGGGGGCCGAGCCTACGCAGGCCGCTCCGGCGGAGGAGCTTCGCCCCCGCCCTTTCCCCGCCAAGACCCAGCGCTAAATAAAGAGGAATCGGAATGCAGTTCTGCAAGCGATGTTTGGTCCCCACGACGCGCCCGGGCATTACGTTCGACGCGGAAGGCATCTGCTTCCCGTGCCGGGTGGCGGAGAGGCACGAGGCGATCGACTGGGACGCCCGGCGCAAGGAGCTCGAGAAGATCGCCGAATGGGGGCGGGCCAACAGCCGGTGCGACTACGATTGCCTAATCGGGGTGAGCGGCGGCAAGGACAGCACCCGCCAGGCCCTCTTCGCGCGGGACGATCTGGGCCTCCGGCCCCTGCTGGTCTGCTGCACCTATCCCCCAGAGCAGCAGAGCGACCTCGGGGCCTACAACCTCAACAACCTGATCTCGCTCGGCTTCGACACGATGGTGGTGGGGCCTTCGCCGGA
This region includes:
- the larA gene encoding nickel-dependent lactate racemase, which codes for MRISLTKDIFGKVEVPEGRLAGAYGPRRPERPGLEDGDLRDRIHNPIGTPPLREMARGARRVLIVTDDITRQTPLYRVLPLILEELAEAGVPESGVRFLIGLGTHRGMTEEEIAVKFGEAIPKRFPVVNHAWDDPSALVSMGRSGLGFEVMINRLALETDLLIGVGSIIPHATAGFSGGGKSIMPGICGEATIEATHWAALGYEMSEILGNFDNKVREAAVQVCRKAGLRFIVNTVMCEGGRVYGLVAGDVEEAHRAGVRLSLEVYGVPVAGTADVVIAEAYPTDIDLRQAIKAVCSADIVCRDGGVVILPAECREGVSPQFPDFSRYGFREPEALYRAVEAGEFRQKLLAYTLVAIGRIISRRVKGMLVSPHIGEAEAARMGFLWAPTLQAAVDRALEMCGPRSRAMVLREAGEILPLVPASVP